From a region of the Haematobia irritans isolate KBUSLIRL chromosome 4, ASM5000362v1, whole genome shotgun sequence genome:
- the Gr66a gene encoding gustatory receptor 66a, giving the protein MMATDQLSAIRNQKHLGKLYERIHKVDERLYQEGCVVDNAVLETRIRIMIILTIAFELTIMISAYVILLDHTKLTSLLWFFSCIPTLYNSLDKIWFAITLYALQQRFVVINESLNDMVHEHEHYKTMEHAINRDTDIRLTKKNFVNDLVLNYEQNDGLNRNITSYRINGIGKVNPNNFLDNPVLLKIGKNRIKPVMVVSNSLNNFNHFSAKKPTAKSTTDPRYNSQLKNVPQVEEKLNNFCQIHDELCEIGKTLNELWSYAILVLMAYGFLIFTAQLYFLYCATQDQAIPSLFLSAKNALITATFLLYTAGKCVYLIYLSWRTSLESKRTGICLHKCGVVADDNALYEIINHLSLKLLNHSVDFSACGFFSLDMETLYGVAGGITSYLIILIQFNLAAQQAKDAVSSYSASGTSEISPSDHTENTTSTIAASTMMTSVDN; this is encoded by the exons ATGATGGCGACCGATCAATTAAGCGCAATACGAAAtcaaaaacatttgggaaaactTTATGAACGCATTCATAAAGTGGATGAGCGTCTCTATCAAGAAGGATGTGTTGTTGATAATGCAGTGCTGGAGACTCGAATAAGAATCATGATAATATTGACCATTGCTTTTGAGTTGACCATCATGATATCGGCCTATGTGATATTATTGGATCACACGAAACTAACTTCATTATTATGGTTTTTCTCGTGTATACCCACTTTATACAATTCCTTGGATAAAATTTGGTTTGCCATAACCTTATATGCCCTACAACAGAGATTTGTGGTTATTAATGAGTCCCTCAATGACATGGTGCACGAACACGAGCACTATAAAACAATGGAACATGCAATAAATAGGGATACCGATATTAGGCTAACTAAGAAGAACTTCGTGAATGATCTTGTGCTTAAttatgagcaaaatgatggactaAATCGAAATATCACGTCGTATCGTATTAATGGAATTGGGAAAGTCAATCCCAATAATTTCCTTGATAACCCTGTCCTTTTGAAAATTGGCAAGAATCGAATTAAGCCAGTTATGGTGGTTTCAAACTCCCTAAATAATTTCAATCATTTCTCAGCCAAGAAGCCAACTGCAAAATCAACTACAGATCCTCGATACAATAGTCAGTTGAAGAATGTCCCCCAAGTGGAGGAAAAGTTGAATAATTTCTGTCAAATTCATGATGAACTATGTGAAATTGGCAAAACTTTGAATGAGCTATGGAGCTATGCCATTCTTGTGTTGATGGCGTATGGGTTTTTAATATTTACTGCTCAACTTTACTTTCTGTATTGTGCAACACAGGACCAG GCTATACCATCGCTATTTTTATCGGCTAAAAACGCTTTGATTACGGCAACATTTCTTCTCTATACAGCCGGAAAATGTgtatatttgatttatttaagtTGGAGGACTTCGCTAGAATCAAAACGAACTGGGATTTGCTTACACAAATGTGGAGTAGTTGCTGATGATAATGCcctttatgaaatt ATCAATCATCTgtcattaaaattattaaatcatTCGGTGGATTTTAGTGCCTGTGGTTTCTTCTCCTTAGACATGGAAACCCTGTATGGA GTAGCTGGTGGCATAACaagttatttaataattttgatacaattcaaCTTGGCCGCTCAACAAGCTAAGGATGCGGTGAGTAGTTATAGTGCTAGTGGAACCTCGGAAATATCCCCATCTGATCATACTGAAAATACAACATCTACTATCGCGgcatcaacgatgatgacaagTGTggataattaa